A stretch of DNA from Telopea speciosissima isolate NSW1024214 ecotype Mountain lineage chromosome 5, Tspe_v1, whole genome shotgun sequence:
CTTGTGGATACATGTTCTTTCAGGATCATTCACTAGTCTTCTTGATCAAGAAACAAAGAAACTGAATTAATGGAGATGTCATCTTTCACATGGGTATCTGAGCTGGTAATTAGAATTGTGGGTTTCTGTAATTATTACATTTATTTGATTATATATTTGTTCTTTAAAGAAACCATTAAGTTATCTTGTTATCTAAATTACTTAAACAGGGAATGGATGATCCAGCCTTCATTTATCAATGCCAAATGAACTCCTTTGATGAATTCACCTCTCAAAACCCACCAACCTTGAACCAAACAAGTAGCACAACTACCTTCAGTGGATCATCCATGGAGGCGGCTCGGACCAGCGGCATAGGGAGATCAGTAGATAGACCCACGAAGTTGCTCAAGACCAACAGCTGGAACTCTTGCACCACAACCTCCAACCCGgaaccctcttcttctcctcctaatAAAATTCTCTCTTTTGGTGGTTCGACTTCACTAATGGATCAATCTCAGCAGTTGTACTCTTCTCCTGATGTCTTGATTTCTCAAGGTTCTTATTATATGAACCAAAATCATGGATCCAAAGCTTGCCAAGGGATTAAGAGGTCACTCCCTACGAGCAGACCAACTTCTCATACACATGAACATGTTATCGCTGAAAGGAAGCGAAGAGAGAAGCTCAGCCAGCGTTTCATAGCCCTCTCAGCCATTGTTC
This window harbors:
- the LOC122662663 gene encoding transcription factor bHLH18-like, translating into MEMSSFTWVSELGMDDPAFIYQCQMNSFDEFTSQNPPTLNQTSSTTTFSGSSMEAARTSGIGRSVDRPTKLLKTNSWNSCTTTSNPEPSSSPPNKILSFGGSTSLMDQSQQLYSSPDVLISQGSYYMNQNHGSKACQGIKRSLPTSRPTSHTHEHVIAERKRREKLSQRFIALSAIVPGLKKMDKVSVLGDSVRYLKHMQERVKVLEEQAKKKTMESVVVVKRTQISADYDSSSSSGENFSSDEPLPEIEARVSDKNVLIRIHCEKRKGVLMKTLAEIEKLHLCVVNSSTIPFGETALDITIVAQMEEDFSMKVKDLVRHLSSAFRQFMLQ